The genome window ttctttatttcttcccATCCAAGCATAAGATAATAGTAGGGATGAAAGTGCCTACCAATTCACCAATTCAGTAGTATGAGTTTGTTTATTTAATCATAACATAGCAACCCATGGTAAACTTGCTTAGCGTAGTTACTTTTTAGAGCCTAAACACCATTGATTCTGATATGTTGTTAGTTGctactttatttattcataCCACTCatgaaaaacttgtttggtgTAATTATTATAGAGACTAAataagtatgtatatatatttgaagaATATCTTGACGGAGATTTTGAACTCAGGATTTCATGAGACTTTAGGAATCACGAGAGCAATCCTTTTGGGTTCATAATATGTTGTTTGATTACAACACTTTTAACCCCAAGTAGAACATTATCTTGATTTATAATATTGCCTAATCGTTCACACAAAGCAAATATCATGCACGCTCACGCACAGCCCCATTAAGAGATAAGACTAGGGTCGGTTGGTAGTGCAATAACATGGTTGGAAAATGATTATAAGGTCACGGTGACGCTTCACCAACCAAAGCTTTTAATTCCTATGAAAACTATTGTAGCGGTTACCTACGCAGGAACTGCACgtattttcttcttgtttttttaattttgagaaacacacactACACTAGGGACAATAATTGCAATATTGACAATCTAGATCTGTACAATCTCCACAGTAGAATACAGGTGACTTGATAATCACGGATAAAGAGTCAACTTAAGTTTAACTTTTCTATGTTGTGCCACATTGAATTATTGTAACTTGCACACCAGTCCAAACCAAACATCACAGAAAGTAAATAGGAGATAAAGTTAACATTAAATCTGGTTAATAAGAGGGACCTAGACATTTTTGtccttctatttattttatttttatctcattCTATATCTCGAAGTATGTGGACTGTGATGCATAAGGAAATTATTGATAGGAAAATTATTGGTTTGTTGTTCCAGTACAATTGACATGCATGCAAGACTATGAAGCTGATCAAGTCATCAAGACATTGAATTTCAATGGCTAAAAGCTAAAACTGGCAGGGGTAGCTCAAAGACCTTAAAGTTTGGTAGCTCAAGGACTAGACTGGTTTTCAATGGTCCCTGGCAAATCACAGGGGAGGTACTGACATCCCTAGCTAAAACTCAAGAAATTAAAGCCTCAAACATTGATTAGAGAAAGCACTGTGGAAATTGAAtcatgaaaggaaaaaaacataGAGATAGTACATTCATCTACACACAGATGTTTCATCATATAAATATAACCTATGGACATTACTTTCAGAAACATGGCACTAAATACCCTGCCAGTGAAGAAAGTTACAATCTCAAAAGGGTGATTATGTAAGGAAAATGAGCTTATTTAAAAAGCAATCATCATGCTTTTCTTCTCCCTTGCTTAAATGGAGCTCACAAAAAGGTTTACCTTTATGAAAGTGACTGTTCCACCGAACAAGAAAAGCTGACAATGAAAATGACGTTCTAACTAAACTTGAAGTTCATAATGGATAAGATTTAGATAATAAACAGAAAGCAAAATAATatctcaataataaaataattattatttaaaaaataaattgcatacaGTTACACTCAGAAGAGATTATGCTGTTTTATGACAAAAAAGccgggccaaaaaaaaaatggtctacAATTTGAAGTGGTCATTCCCAAAATCATTTTTGAGCTTCTTACTTAGTTGATCCTTTCGCATTCACACTGGGACTCATTCTGAACTTTTGATATCTATGGAACTCTGTTTCCTTTCTGCCTGAAGTGATCGGCACAATGATTCCAGCTTTTCTTTCTGATTCTTTGTTTTCTCCAACTGTTTTTTTAAGCGCTCACGCTGCTCACACAAAGATAAATCTTAGTTTCACAcgaaaataagttaaaaaataaataaatagatagtCCTTCCCTAGGAATATCACTCAATCGCCAAGGCATTCACAAAATAAGGTGAGCTCACActagaaaagaaatattttcataatttgatttttttttttttttggaaaggggtggggggggggggggggatttgaacctggATGTACTATTCGTTTGTTCAAATTACTAATCCAAATTCAAGAACCTTTTAACACACAGAAGTATGAGCTATTGTAATGATTCTGTTACAACAGTGAACATTTAGTTTTCCACAACCTAAAAACCACATAACTAATTTGAAGCTCTTTTAAAGGCCAAGGCCAATGCCAACACTGCACAATATGGCTGCAAATTGGATACCATCTTTAGGCTTTGCACAAGCATGTGACAAAGAAAGGATAGAACTAAGACAGTGCTAAATATCAACCTATGATTATTATAGCCCATTCCGAGCATTTTGTATATAAAGTGATACACGAAGCATGAAGAcattgttattttaatttagttttatttaattttagtccattttatttttactattggTCCGTTGGATTTTATTGAGTTTGGTTCTAGTACTCCAAATAAGTGCACTATTATACTCCAATAAGGACAGTTTATGATTGATCAATCCAATTTCTATTGGAATTTTTCTCAGAAAATGATTTGGTGCTGATTCTAGGCAACCCCAAGTGTTGATtcctaggattttttttttagataagtaaCCTTGATTCCTAGATTTTCTATAACAGCTTCATGCTAGTTCCAAACAACCATAGGTAGTGATTCATATGTTTATTTTCTGCAAAAATCCTTTGAGGGATTAGTGCTGCATCAATAAGGCTTTCTTGAGTAGTATTTGCAACCTAAAACTGTCAATGACTATGGAAGATGTACAATGGATAGTGTACTTGAAAAGCTTACGTGGCTAAATAGATTCTTTACGGGATATAAAAGTATAATAATTAAGCCAATACCATCCCAATGTGAGCGGAGAACACATCCCCAAGGGGAAGGGTTGGGGGATGTTGACTTCTATATAGAACTAAAcagaaaaataacacaaatATACCTCATCAACAAGTTCTATGAGAGTAACATCAGTTTTCTCGCATTTGCTCTTCAAGAAAGAATTTTCCTTCTTGAGTTCCTTGATTGATTTCGCCATCTAGTTTTTacaagcaaaagaagaagaaaggtgaATTAATTGAACATATCATATGAGTTGAATGTAACATAAAGCAACTAGGAATGGTGCATCTTAATTAATTGTAATATTGAAGAAAGTGTAATGTACCTTCTCAATCTCTTGTTTAAATGTTTCAAAAACCTCATTGCTCTTCAACAAAGCATCCTGCCAAATTAATTTAGCAGTTTAGATATAGAAAAGTTGTTTTCGATCTGGAAAATGAAAGGGAATTTTTTAAATCTACAAGTGGATGCCTGTAACTAATTCCCATGCAATGACAGCTCAAATCTCACCAACAAAGATTTCACGTCTATAACTGAACTCTCCATCCCATTAAAAGTGTGAttattcctctccctccaaagcATCCACATTAAACATAAGGGGGCCATATTCCACACCAAGTAGCTGACATGTTTTCCCAACTGGTTTCAACATCCAAAGAACAAGTCTGCTACCAGAGTCTTTGGCATCACCCAATGGACCCCATACTGCCAACCCTTATAGTTCTACAAATGCACACAAAGCTCAATGCCTACTAACCAATGGACCCCACATCCAAAATTTCAAGGCAAATAAACTTAGTAACATTTAAGCCTGCCTTGCTGAACCTCCATCTATGCAATTAATTATCAGATTGTGATGAATGAAGTTCCACAATGGTTTTGTGAGGCAATAAATAATATGGAATGAAGTAGACCTGAAATTGTTGGAATTTTTCTCCATCAGCTGTCAACTGTAAGCGCAAATTCTTTTCAGTTGCCAACAATTGTGACACCTGTTCTGCATATAATTTCATCTGGGATTGTTCATGGACCAATTTCTCCTCATGTTGCTTAATTTTCAGATCAGCAAGCTGAAGTTCCAGCGATTTCTGCTTTAACTGTGGATTTATACCCAACCAATTAAGTTCAATTTAATGcctttgaaaattaaatatgttAGTGTAGTAAACCCTGCTTTACAAGAAAATGAGACACTTTACCTTCTGTGCAAATTGCTGTTCAGAAAGAGTATACTGTTCAGCTAGCTGCTTTAGCTTAGTTCTTAACCTGAGTATGAagaattttgtaaataatttttaatacttcaaaagaAACATTATACTAACCCATTATATATAGCATCAATGGAGGAATACCATATTCTTTTGTTGATAGACAATTCAATGGTAAAACACAAGTCAGCAGAAAAGATTCTCATATAAGGTCATGTGACAAAAATAGAACAGTCCAAGATATATACAAGACAGTATGAAAAAGCAAAAATGAACCAGAAAGTGAAGAAACAGTAGTAATCTTACAGAGATGCGAAAGTATTAGGGCAGCAGATAAATTAGGcttttaatcttttcttttttaaccaTAGAATATGCATAAAATATTTCTACGATGTTAACTCTTTGACACTATGCTGTCTATACCTAGTGGGGAAATCTCACCATCAAGCCTTAATTACTCATGAGTTTTTCTTTGctaagtaaaaataattttattcaaaagagGAAATGGTTCACATACACAGGATGTGAATCAAGCTACTCCGTTAAtacttgtaaatttattttcttacaacccaccaccactacATTACATTTTACACTCGGCCATGACCATTAAAACATTAACCACCTTCACAGCAATCTTCAGtcttaatgtttatttattgttatttgttatattaAGCACCCACTGGTAAGTCTTCAGAATAAAAAACAGTACCAGTTCCTACAAATTAAAAGAACCGAGGTGGCAATTTATAAGATCCTTCACTTATGACATGACACGAAATAAAAATGCTATTCAACtacattttcaaaattcacatctttGAGTACAAGAATGAACATGTTATTGATGGTAAACTATCTGTGTACAGAAATGATTACTTCTATGCTTAATTGATAGATAAGTTCTAGACTAATGAATGCAAACAAAAAGGCAACTGAGACCACATTTTGTGTCAGCCAGGCCAACTGTTTTACGAGAATATGTGCTATATTTAGGAAATATCACAAAACAAAGCTCATTTAATTAAAGGGCAATATTCACATACAGCCCAAAGGGGTTGCCAAGGTATGAAATTCCATTATCTTCAGTTCCCACACATGTAATGTAGATATAAATCTTGGCATCACATGTTGATGgtatcatactttttttttcctatgaaaaatatatataataatgacaTAATTTCTCACAAATTTGCTTTCATCTTACATCTCATTCTCCTTTAGCTGAGAGAGACATTCATCCTTTTGCTCTTCTAGCTTATTGCTCACATCCTATAACCGAgacaaattaatataaataaacaggaagcccaaaaaattgaaatgaaccCTGAAGAATCACaacacaagaaaataaattgaaaattttaagttgagaaagaaagaaaccaaTGCAAGGATTCTCCTATTGAAGCATTATTATTGTGATGTCAAACACAGAGCTGAAAATTGATCAGGGGTTTTGATTCTTTCAAACCCATGTTGCAGCATATTTTGTTTACAGCACAGTATACAATGTAACTCTAGGCACTGACACTCATATCAGCATTCTTTCTCAGTAGAAATTGAAGCAAGCCCAAGTCCCATGCATACAGCATACTTGTCTCAACCAGAACATTAAAGATTTGCAAAGTAATTCAATCACAATAAACATCTTTTGCATATTCCAAGTTTGAAAAAGACTGGGTTCAGCACATAAATTTTCACCTAATAGTTGCCTCAACCACATCTTATGatttctccctaaaaattaggaaaaagcAAGCATATCCTACATAACCTATCGACCAAACTTTATTTCAAGATAAGTCAGAGATTCccaatcaaatacaaaatataaattgaacCTTGATTGCATCTTGGAACCTGGATGATAAATCTAATCTCAGTGATTGCCCTTCTGTGGATACCCGTTTGCATTCATCCTGTAATATAATCAGCAAGTAATCAGTCTTTCCAAGAAGATAAGTGCTATTTATAGCTTGTACTAGAGAAAGGATCAACTCTACAACTCCATAAATCAATCTATAAGAGGATCAATGGAAGTAAACAAGTACACATCAGAATGTCTGAGCATTTTACAAATCAAAACATTTAATAGAGTTTGGTAAACATCAGAGATAATGATCTACTAAAGGACCAACCTGCAAACCCTGCATTTGGAACCATACTAAATACAATCAGTTGAAGCAGATAAAGTGCGTGAAAGAAAGTATACCATTAGTATTTTGTTCTGACGTTGTAACTCCCTACACAGTGATTCAAGCTTGTCTCGAACAGCAATGGCTACAAAAACAAGGCAAAGTTAATGGACGAAGGATCAGTATACATTGAACATTGTTGGAAGTCACATACAGAGATAACCAAGGATATCACAGTATCATATGCCACAAGAAATGCTATATtgtcaaggaaaaaaaaaggcaaaatataaattacacccgttaattttggttaatttcCATTTCCATTCCTCAAGGCTCATTTTTTAATACTGAACACTTggttctccaattaaattcaaacacataactgcattaaatttaattgtcctTAGTAAGGATAATACTATTTGTGTTCTATTGGTCAATGCAACCATATGTTTGTAAATGATTGGGAAACCTAATGCACTACACCTAAGCTttacccatttaaaaaaaattaaaaacacccAACAATAGAAATTATTCCAACTTCCAATCCCAATCTAAGCAACAAATacccaacaaattaaaaaattcaaacacttggTAGATTTACCCAACAATAAAATTGAACCATATAGCACACCATGCCAAAAACTACACATGGAAAAGAATTTCCGAATCCTTTAGTCTCATTCACTGGAGActaaaagagaattttaaaagctgaaagcaaaaattttaaaagatattaTTAGAATGTTTATATTAAATCTGAAATAGATATTATTAGGATTTGAAAATGAGTTATTGGCATTCATCCAAATCCCTCACTCTCCAAAAAGCCTACCAACctcacacaaaaaacaaaaaatcctaactctctttttttcctataGAAATAAAGCTACGATAGAAAATGGTCAGAAAGATCTGATTTTGACGGCTGAATAGCTTTTTGTTATAgcaaaagagagaggagagaatgCTATTAGAAAGAAAGGtatcaaaataaatgaagagaTTCCAGCAATGGCTCAATTAAAAGGCCTTTTTCTTCATCTGGGACTTTTTGAGAGTTTTGGAGTCAATGTTGCGTTTATGAGCATTTGAGCCATTTCCTGATTGGTAATGACAGATGGAGTTAAAATGAGGTTGTATGTAAGAGGTGTGAAGGGGACTGGGGCCCCTGGGTCGGAGAAAAAGTAACTAGTTAGCATGTCCATACATCTTAGGCCGCACTTCAGCCTATCAGTCATTCACACTGGCCTCTGCCTTTGTATCCCTCCTCCTCACAATGAATGACgatctgtgagagagagagagagagagagagagagaggaggaggaggaggaggaggaggagataagagagagatgagatgagagagaaattatgaagcacgggtgcgtttcgggacttgGGTGCGGGTGcaggactcggcaatttttgaaaaagtagggtgcgggtgcgggtgtggcaggactcggcgattaaaaaattattaaaaatatttttatttatattttctatatatttttactattaaaatatccttaaaaaacacattaatatacttgattcacaaaacaaagaaaaaagaaggcaagaaacacatcTGAGGTCAGAATTTCAGCTGCTCCGGCGAGTTTCAAGGCCGATTTCGGCCCGTTTCAGCCATTTCTGGCCTGTTTCGGCCATATCGGTCGCTGGTGATATGACCTGATATGGCCAATACAGTCCGATTCTGGCCAAATCAGCCAGGTTCGGAGCGAATTGAAGCTGATTCAGTGCGAATCGAGCCGATTCGGCGCGAATCGAGCCACTTTGGCGTGAATCGAGCCGAGTCGGCGTGAatctgaggaaaaaaaaaaaaaaagactcagaCGCGGCACCGACGCACAGTCAACCACGTCGGACGCCGCGTCCTGCGTCACGCCGTGTCGGACTCAGGTGTGGCACCCTCCCAGCCGCGTCCATGCTTTCTAGGAGAGAAGAAGctagattttaagaaaaaattgtattttacttttatttaaaaaatgtaaataatttttaatattaaaaatgaaaataaggcTAAAACTGTGTCATTTTTAAGGTATTTAACAGAAACTTTTTAATGGAATATGACGGAGAGACCAACATTAACAACAAATGTGAACTTTCAAggactaaaatgagaaaaataaaacttgaggGATGTAAATGACAAATGACCAAACTTACAGAAAGTAATATGGATTTTTGCCAAAAGAGAAATATTGCAGGTGACTACTATCATAATCTGACCGGTGTATATCATTGTCTATATGAACCACTCAtaaagttttaattaatttcactGGTGTATATCATTGTCTATATCATTCTCTCAAAATGAAACGACTGTTGTATATCATTGTCTAACTTCCGATTAATTTCACATTCTTCCCAGAAACTTCTCTCAATTGTTGTAGGGATCACACTGCATAGGAAATGCTAGTAACCAAAAGAAGTAATTTTTAAAGAAACCAGGGTTAATTGCACAATGCCCCTCAAACTATGAGGTCAATCTCAATCccccttaaactttaaaatcgaGCAATGTCCCCCATGATTGTATTTAAGCAAATTGCCTCCCACTGTTACTAGTTTCCATCAAATTTAAATGCTGTAACAATTAATTCTTTTTCGAACTTGGTGCCCAATCTACACAAATATGTAAAATGCCATCTATACccttaattaaaaatttcacataaaaataaaagaaaatgggaaaaaaaaacctaatcttgtctccccccccccccccttcttctTGTCTCACTCCCAATAATCTGTTATTGGCAATGGAAAACCCTTGCATCCCATCCTTCAACGATTCCTCACCCCAACACCATACCCAGCCCATACTTCCATCTTAAACTCCCCCCTAAAGCCAATAGAACTCACGAAAACCCATCCAACCCAACACACAATTCCCACAATTCAAAGTAGAGTCAACAACCTTATGGACGAGCCGAATCATCATTTCCTACAGTTTGTTTCCCCAATAAACCCAACCCAGCTGTTGGCAATCCTAAGGCATGAAATTGCCTGCAAAAGCGAGAAAAGTGAGAGTATTTGTGGTTTCAATGGATTTGGATTTACTTTTGCGGCAGAGTAATGGTGAAAGGGGTTTGGAGTGGGAGTGGGAGTGTGTTTGTGTAGTGGTATTGGGTGGCAATTTAGACTGTGTTTGTGTTATGGGGAGTGTTAGCGTTGCTTCAAGGCAACCAGTGATGCTGGCTAGTGTGGCTTATATGATAGTTGGGGCTTTGATGGTGGTTCATGGTGGAGAAGGGTAATTTCAGTCCTAGATTGAGCTCTGTGTTGTGGTAGTGTTGGGGTTTCAGATAGAGAGGATTAATTGTTTGTGTTTTCCCGAGTTTAAAGAGGTGAGAATGTGTGTTCCTTTTTGACAGTTGTG of Quercus lobata isolate SW786 chromosome 8, ValleyOak3.0 Primary Assembly, whole genome shotgun sequence contains these proteins:
- the LOC115955718 gene encoding alpha-taxilin isoform X1 is translated as MENPDANQLPEADALPDGFVESSTEPVAPPTPTVEQEKPLGDYKEDSFSDLDHSDKLSANEFQTSQGGEEKTQKLRTFPVPLSETDIFEASEGLGEASSEGCTEQTEGTPVSLDSANLSEASVGVSGCSEVKEQVQANCQSSERSTEGGSEASVNNMKDTSSSDGLDTSKNRKVETTEAKRKVKRAFKSEKEFLEFTLKYQQVLAERDAAIAVRDKLESLCRELQRQNKILMDECKRVSTEGQSLRLDLSSRFQDAIKDVSNKLEEQKDECLSQLKENEMLRTKLKQLAEQYTLSEQQFAQKLKQKSLELQLADLKIKQHEEKLVHEQSQMKLYAEQVSQLLATEKNLRLQLTADGEKFQQFQDALLKSNEVFETFKQEIEKMAKSIKELKKENSFLKSKCEKTDVTLIELVDERERLKKQLEKTKNQKEKLESLCRSLQAERKQSSIDIKSSE
- the LOC115955718 gene encoding alpha-taxilin isoform X2, giving the protein MENPDANQLPEADALPDGFVESSTEPVAPPTPTVEQEKPLGDYKEDSFSDLDHSDKLSANEFQTSQGGEEKTQKLRTFPVPLSETDIFEASEGLGEASSEGCTEQTEGTPVSLDSANLSEASVGVSGCSEVKEQVQANCQSSERSTEGGSEASVNNMKDTSSSDGLDTSKNRKETTEAKRKVKRAFKSEKEFLEFTLKYQQVLAERDAAIAVRDKLESLCRELQRQNKILMDECKRVSTEGQSLRLDLSSRFQDAIKDVSNKLEEQKDECLSQLKENEMLRTKLKQLAEQYTLSEQQFAQKLKQKSLELQLADLKIKQHEEKLVHEQSQMKLYAEQVSQLLATEKNLRLQLTADGEKFQQFQDALLKSNEVFETFKQEIEKMAKSIKELKKENSFLKSKCEKTDVTLIELVDERERLKKQLEKTKNQKEKLESLCRSLQAERKQSSIDIKSSE